A window of Chrysoperla carnea chromosome 3, inChrCarn1.1, whole genome shotgun sequence genomic DNA:
GTAACACTCGCAGGTTTTCgataaatcgattgacgtctatatcatcaaaatcggcccacgTATTTGGTCTCTAGTTTGCcatataggaacacacatatatagactgataaacacattaccactcctttgcattgctcagtcgggtaaataCTAGAATTACAGACAAAATGGGATTGTTAcctaaataatagtaaaattaattcCCTACAAACTAGTTTTGAATAAACAAGTCTATTTTGTAACTATTCGCAGATAAATCTTGCAtctgttttttcttattttgaatcCATCCTTTTTACCtttcaatttcaaatgaaatttacttcGATCCAAGTAACTTTTTAGGAGTATTTGAAGATTGTTTTTATCTCACAATTTTTGAGCTCGATTttcaaagtgaaaaaaaattttatttaaataagttaataaatataatcattaaaaaagtattaaatgacgtaaaagaaatttctaataattgacattctaagaaaattgttatttaataaaaaataaacaacgctatttttctttttaaattttttaattaaacatttagtTGAGAAGCCAGTTTGTATAATTGAttgtagaataatataaattataaataaatttaattgggtACAAAATTGTGGAAATAGATTATAAGCAAAgccttttatttttatgaagaagatcttttacgaatttttataaGCCATCCATTTTTAGCTTCCAAAGTATTTGTTAAATCCaattcaatactttttaagTCTGTATCAACCTGATAAGCTCTTAGAACTGTTGCTAGTAATACTTTCATGGACATCATAGCATATTTATATCCTAGACAATTTCTTGGTCCAGCACCAAAAGGGATGTAACAGTATGGATGGCGTTTATATATCTCCGCTGGTAAGAATCGATCGGGATCAAATTTATCAGGTTCTGGCCATATACTTGGATCATTATGTATTAATTTCACGGCAACACAACACGACGCTCCTTTTGGCACAGTGCAATGATCTGCAAAAAAGCCATTCAAAAATAAGCTTTATAATGTTgagataatttttaactattttgccTTGGCTCCGCGTCACAGAAAATGACAATAAAGAACTGTCAAATTTGGAAGGACTCAGAAGCCAGAAGCGTGAGCATGATTACAAAAGTGCATAAATTTGTGATCCAGCCCGTATAATATATCGAAAGCCCATAATGAAACGAAATTTCTGTGACTCTTTTTGTCTGAAAAACACGTTAtacattaaaaacttaattttttatttaaccctACTTCTCCAAATGACTGACAAcaagaatcatagaaatttctatTCGTTAAAGTCTcacagaatataaaattaagtagCAATCTCATAAATACCTAGTTTCAAATCTTGTGTTAACTGTCGAAAAAATACGTAAACTGTGGGATACATTCGTAAAGTTTCTTTAATTACCATCTCCAAGTAACACATATGTTGCAAGTCGTCAATTTCAATTGACCTGTTTGAGTTTCCAAAAATACTTTGAAGCTCTTCCCAAACTTTTTCTTGTACATCTTGATGAATTGCCATtgccaataaaataaaactatttgttATAGTGGAAGTGTCGTATCcctgaacaaaaaaatttttcaaataaactttcaGTCTATAGGAGAAGTATATTTCTACTAAAATTACGAATTTAATTTCAGAATCCTTCAAattatttagaaacaaaaattaaaattaaaattataccgCTATCATTAAAGTGTTAACTTCTTCTTCAATATCCTCGAATTTAAAGTTCGGATCATTTTCTgttaattctaaaatataatctaaaaatGCTTTTTTCCTTGGATTCTTTTGAAATGTTTGatcattattgtttttatatccatttttattttcaatatatattttttgtttttctttaataacctgttttttttttaaagaaaataaattttataaaaaggatattattatgctattaaaaatattttaaattttgtgaataatttgTGAGTAAGGATATAGTACAGTCATTTTACGTCAATATTGACACATTTGGGCGTTTTCTCTCTCCTGAAATGAAATAAGCATGAAAGTTTGAGAATGAACCACATAaccaaaaatatacattgagcCCTGATTATGCCTctttatatagatttttaacccccgaactaaaaaaaggggtattagaagtttgaccgctaaatgtgtttgtctgtctgtctgtggcatcgtagcgcctaaacggatgaaccgattttaatttttttggtttcgtttgaacgGTAATTTAACGGGAAgtgttcaagtgcgagttaaggattccgtacacgaaaaaaactaaaaacttggcaacgatcttcaaaatgctttaaggagaaacgtaatttaatagacagagtgttcttatctatgtttcaagtgcgagtttagggttctgtacccgacaaaatttgtatggatttgtataaaaatttctttgttataTGGTTGATTGTTAACAAAGTCTcctcaaatttttcaaacaaaaactaaatttaaaaaaagctacaaaaaatatcaatatttacgTAAAATCACTGTAGTAGTCGTAGAAGAATATATTCTCATATTTACCTTTTGTGTAAACGaactcattatttttttacatttacgaaaTTCAAAACCATATgttgttaaatgaaatattatatcaGGATGTAACCATACTCTTAACATACGTaatgtcattaattttaatatcctACAGGATTTAATgatggatttttgttttattatttattagagtatataatatattataaaataataaaaatattaataaataataacaacctTTTAGATGCATTCAAATAATCACAATCTCTTATTTGGGCATTTgtttgtattcgttgtgtgcgtagtcatggtagggataataaaatcgatgccagcgctttaagtgaaaaattttggagataaagtgggctgttatgactaatttgcaattatttacatgttaatgatatagaaactgtcaaattaaaatgattgaaaaacactaattaattaaacttaatgcattaaaaattgtgaaaataagaaatcaaattgtacaaatattatttttcaaatgttaattatcgtaattatttatttaaatttgtgaaacaagaatattaaattttaaatgtaagttttcaatgcaatccacacaattatatatgcatccattaattctataattaaagtagtgtatcgttgtcatggaaacgaaattcacgctcggagcgaattcCCATAGCTGTTCCTACAAAAGATAATAAGTTATTCGattgaaaatactttatttttctttctagtATAATAGCTATAGGACAACTTTAACAAAACAGTTTTTGGACTGAAATATGAGAAGGAAAGTATTTAAtaggaaaaattaatatcttccTTAGTACCATTTTGGTTTGAATGAAACTATCTATacaattttcaagaatgtttacaaaattatttttttatgttcttaCCACATAAAGTATCTAAAGCCACTTTACTCAAATAATCCCAAGCGTCAAAACAATTCTTATCCACCTCTTTCTTTAAACAATCTACCAAAATATTTGTCTGTCTTATAAAAATTGGCATAAATGAATCgataattttttgatgaaaagtaCTAACGACAAGCTTTCGACGATGCTTCCATTTGATTTCTTCAAATTCGatgttcattaatttataataggaTATCGAAACATTATACTGAAATTTCATCATACTTACCATCAGATGCTAAAAGACCATCGCCTAAAAATGTGCGAAATATTTTGGCAAAGGTTTTGGCACGACTTAAACCAGCCACTCCACTTAAAAGTACTGCAACATCTTTGGGGTTAGTAAATGCTACCATTGGTTCTGGACCTAACCAAACTTTAAATGGAGATGGGTATAATTTAttccaatattcaattttgcttataatttctgaaaaataaattttttatttttgtctcaaAATTTACAGTAGGAactgatatttaaattataattaccttGATTATTTGTTGCAAATTCAAGACCATTTCCAATAAGTGGTAAACCTTTCGGTCCAggtaatttattcattaaataatataaattttgcctTTTTAATCGATAGTTGATAATAAAACTTGCAATTGTAACACAAGCAAATATTAAAAGGTACACATACATTCCAACCATTGCGAAACTATCAACGATAATACAAAATTCCTTTAaaacaaatagaaattattacCTAATGTATTATTTGAAGCATCAAAGACATAATAATAAGGTTTCCTTGAAATATTATATCGTGTACGTATGTGGGAGTGAGTAGTTTAATAAACATGTACAGAATGATTGTAAAATTGTCATTCCTTTTTGCTTTGCCGATGAAACAAAAGTGcaat
This region includes:
- the LOC123295864 gene encoding cytochrome P450 4g15-like, with the protein product MVGMYVYLLIFACVTIASFIINYRLKRQNLYYLMNKLPGPKGLPLIGNGLEFATNNQEIISKIEYWNKLYPSPFKVWLGPEPMVAFTNPKDVAVLLSGVAGLSRAKTFAKIFRTFLGDGLLASDDNNDQTFQKNPRKKAFLDYILELTENDPNFKFEDIEEEVNTLMIAGYDTSTITNSFILLAMAIHQDVQEKVWEELQSIFGNSNRSIEIDDLQHMCYLEMVIKETLRMYPTVYVFFRQLTQDLKLDHCTVPKGASCCVAVKLIHNDPSIWPEPDKFDPDRFLPAEIYKRHPYCYIPFGAGPRNCLGYKYAMMSMKVLLATVLRAYQVDTDLKSIELDLTNTLEAKNGWLIKIRKRSSS